Proteins from a genomic interval of Pseudobdellovibrionaceae bacterium:
- a CDS encoding response regulator transcription factor — MSLKIVLTEDDPSLGQTLSERLKKENFEVHWARSLAEAKPLLAGEYDLAILDLGLPDGSGFDLAMEVKRRGRPLIIMTAQNTAENRLEAYELGSEEFIPKPFHFRELLLRINHMMEFHSGKAAPKVIELPSGQLDLERMCFTDESGGITFFAPKDFRVLQMLIEHSPKPVHRDEILDQVWGHDNFPTQRTIDNAIVRIRQTIRDDEGQIVRSVRGVGYQWVKNLNEETT; from the coding sequence ATGAGTCTGAAGATCGTGCTGACCGAAGACGATCCTTCGCTGGGCCAAACCCTCAGCGAACGTCTGAAGAAAGAAAATTTCGAAGTCCACTGGGCGCGCAGTCTCGCCGAAGCGAAGCCGCTCCTCGCGGGCGAATACGATCTGGCGATTCTGGATCTGGGGCTGCCGGACGGTTCGGGTTTTGATCTCGCGATGGAAGTGAAACGTCGCGGACGCCCTTTGATCATCATGACCGCGCAGAATACCGCCGAAAACCGTCTTGAGGCTTACGAGCTCGGCAGCGAAGAGTTCATCCCGAAGCCCTTTCACTTCCGCGAGCTGCTTCTGCGCATCAACCACATGATGGAGTTCCACTCCGGCAAAGCCGCGCCCAAGGTGATCGAGCTTCCATCGGGCCAGCTGGATCTCGAGCGGATGTGTTTCACCGACGAATCCGGCGGCATCACCTTCTTCGCGCCGAAGGACTTCCGCGTCCTGCAAATGCTGATCGAACATTCGCCCAAGCCCGTCCACCGCGACGAGATCCTGGATCAGGTCTGGGGGCACGACAACTTCCCCACCCAGCGCACGATCGACAACGCCATCGTGCGGATCCGTCAAACGATCCGCGACGACGAAGGCCAGATCGTCCGTTCGGTTCGCGGCGTGGGTTATCAGTGGGTTAAAAATCTAAACGAGGAAACGACATGA